Proteins encoded together in one Lathyrus oleraceus cultivar Zhongwan6 chromosome 5, CAAS_Psat_ZW6_1.0, whole genome shotgun sequence window:
- the LOC127082590 gene encoding uncharacterized protein LOC127082590 has protein sequence MDREVDNPPVLVVNQNQDANQVCHQVRQGNMVGENNLVAMVERIMAHNGVNMGLQRLNYASPLLEYVLQTELPRGGKVPKFTKFIGDTNESTIEHIARYLTEARDIVNNENLRMTYFPSYLTKNTFTRFTTLPADSIDDWTRLERLIHEQFCMEKSKISLKELSSVKRKFAESIDDYLNRF, from the coding sequence ATGGATAGAGAAGTTGATAACCCGCCAGTTTTAGTGGTTAATCAAAATCAAGACGCCAACCAAGTGTGCCATCAAGTCCGACAGGGAAATATGGTAGGAGAGAATAATCTTGTAGCCATGGTCGAAAGAATAATGGCGCATAATGGTGTGAACATGGGTCTACAGAGGCTAAATTATGCGTCTCCTTTGTTAGAGTATGTGCTACAAACTGAACTCCCAAGGGGAGGAAAAGTCCCTAAATTCACCAAATTTATTGGTGATACTAATGAGTCTACAATCGAACATATCGCTCGATATTTGACTGAAGCGAGGGACATAGTGAATAATGAGAACTTAAGGATGACATATTTTCCTAGTTATCTTACAAAGAACACTTTTACTAGGTTTACAACCCTCCCTGCGGATTCCATTGATGATTGGACTCGTTTAGAAAGGTTGATCCATGAACAATTTTGTATGGAAAAATCTAAGATCAGTCTAAAAGAGTTGTCAAGTGTGAAGCGAAAGTTCGCTGAATCAATCGATGACTACCTTAATAGGTTCTGA